ACCCGTCGTACTACGGCTTCCCGCCCTACGACCCGTTCGGCGGACCCGCAGGGACCATCAAGGCGGCCCAGGACTGCGGCGGACCCACCGTCGCGCCCGACGACCGCACCTCCGAGCCCGACCCGGCCATGGAGGCGCTGCTGACCGACCACCTGCGCCGGATGCTGCCGGCCGTGGGCAGGCCGCTGAGCTCGGTCCGCTGCCAGTACACGCTCACCCCCGACCGCGACTTCGTCCTCGCCCCCGTGCCCGGCCACGAGCGTGTCGTCGTCGGCCTCGGCGCCGCGCACGCGTTCAAGTTCGTGCCGACCTTCGGGCGCGTGCTGGCCGACCTGGTCACCACCGGCGAGACGACCTCCGACGTCTCCGCCTTCGGCCTCGACCGGCCTGCCCTCACCCAGCCCGACTACGCGCCGCACTGGCTGGTCTGATGTCAGGCCATGACCGAGGGCTCGACGCCGAGCTCGACCGCGAGCTGGGCGCCGACCCAGGCCCGCAGCTGCGTGCGGGTGACGCTCTTGTGCACGACGACCGCCACCGAGAGCCCGTCGACGAGGGCCGAGAGCCGGGCGATGCTGGATTCGGGGTCCGGGCAGGTGAAGACGCCGGCGGCCACGCCGTCGCGCACGATGCCGCGCAGGACGTCCTGCCAGCGGTGGTCGAGCCGCTTGAGCTGCTGGCGGATGTCGGCGTCGCGCAGGGCGACCGCCCAGGCGTCGATCCAGATCCGCCAGCCGGTGGCGCGGCCGGTGGGGCCGTAGAGCTTCAGAACCCGCCGCAGCGCCGCCACCGGGTCCTGGCCGCTGGCCGCCTTCTCCATCCGCTCCAGGTCGCGCTCGACGGCGTGGGCGAAGGCCTCGGCGACGAGCTCGTCCTTGGTGCCGAAGTGGTAGAAGACCAGCGCCGGGCTCACGTCCAGCGCCACCGCCACGTCCGCCACGCGCGTGGCGGCCAGGCCGAGCTCGTCGAGCAGCTCGACGGTCGTCGAGAGGATCTCCTCCCGGCGCACCTCCACCGACCGCCGCGCCCTGCCCGCCATGGCGCTGACACTAGACGGGAGACGTCGTGACCGACGCGATGGACATGACCCACCTCGCCCCGCCGGAGGGCCGCGAGCTCGTGCAGATGCTGCCGGCCGAGGCCTACACCTCGCCGGCGGTGCTCGACTGGGAGCGCCGGCACCTGTTCGCCGGCGCGTGGACCTGCCTGGGCCGCGTCGACGACGTGCTGCCCGAGGGGCTGACCCAGCGGGCGGTCGTGGTCGGCGACATCGCCGCGCTGGTGGTGCGCGACGGCGCGGGGCTGCGGTCCTTCGCCAACACCTGTCGGCACCGGGGCCACGAGCTGCTGCCCGACGGGGGCACGTCGACCAAGCGGATGGTCACCTGTCCCTACCACGCCTGGACCTACGACCTGACCGGCACGCTCAAGGGCGCCCCCGGCTTCCGCGACGTCGCGTCGTTCGTGCCTGAGGAGCACGGCCTGGTCGAGCTGCCGCTGGAGGTGTGGAACGGCTGGGTCTTCGCCCACGCGCTGCACCCGGCCGGCCGCCGTGAGGTCCCGCCGTTCGAGCGCCACCTCGGCGAGATCGAGCCGCTGCTCGCGCCGTACGGCATCGGCTCGCTCGAGGTGGCCGACCGGCACACCTACGAGGTGGCGGCCAACTGGAAGGTCATCGCGGAGAACTACCACGAGTGCTACCACTGCCCGATGATCCACCCCGAGCTGTGCACGGTGACGCCGCCGGACTCCGGGGACAACTACGACCGGCCCGGTGCGTGGATCGGCGGCAGCATGGTGCTGCGCGACGGGATGGCGTCGATGTCGCTGGACGGCAGCCTGGCGGCGACCCCGCTCCCGGGGGCGAGCCCGACGGCGGTGGAGTACCTCCACCTGCTGCCCAACCTGCTCGTCTCCGCCCACCCCGACTACGTGATGACGCACCGCATGGTGCCGCTCACGCCCGGTCGCACCTGGGTCGAGTGCTCCTGGCTGACCCTGCCCGAGGCGGCCGCCGCGGGTGCCCCCGGTGCCGTGGAGTTCTGGGACATCACCAACCGCCAGGACTGGGCGGCCTGCGAGTCGGTGCAGCGCGGGCTGGAGTCGCCGCACTTCCGGCCGGGGCCGTTCGCGCCCAAGGAGGACGCAGTGGCCCAGCTGGTCTCGATGATCGGCGCGGCGTACCGCACCGGCGCACTGACCGGCTGAGCCGGCTGAGCCGGCCGCTCAGGCCTCGACCGGGTGCTCGTCGGTCGAGCGCGAGTCGGTGAGGCTGAGCGCACCGATCCCGGCGACCAGGCCGACCACGACCGCGAGCACGCCGTAGGTGATCCGCTCGCCGTGGAAGAACGACGCGACCAGGTCGCTGCTCCACACGCCGGCTGGGAGCGAGGTGGTGACCAGCGCGGCGATGAGCGTGCCGACCACGGCGGTGCCGACGCTGGTGCCGACCTCCTGGGCGGTGTCGTTGAGCGCGGCGGCCACCGAGGTGCGGTTGGCGGGCAGGGCGTCGACCAGGGCGATGGCGCAGATCGTCATCACCGTGCGCAGGCCGATGGTCATCGCGACCATGGCGACGGCGATGGCGAGGTAGCCGTGCTCGACGCCCCAGGCCAGCCCGGCCAGCGAGCCGCCGAGGAAGGCCGCGCCGACCAGGCAGGCGATGCGGTGGCCGAAGGTCGCGGCCAGCCACTCCGAGAGCGGCGTGGCCAGGATCATCGTGACGATGACCGGCAGGTTGGCCAGGCCGGCGCGGACGGGGCTCCAGCCGTAGGCGAACTGGAAGTGCAGGATCAGCCCGAACAGCACGCTGGCCATCGCGATCGACGTGCCGACCTGGGCCAGGGCGGCGCCGCGGACCGTGCCGTTGCCGAACAGCCGCAGGTCCAGCATCGGGGCGGCGCTGCGCCGCTCGTGGCCGACGAACGCCGCCAGCGCGAGCAGGGCGCCGATCACCGAGGCGAGGGTGGCCAGGGAGAGCCAGCCGTACTCCACGCCGCTGGTCAGCGACCAGCAGGCCAGGCCGATGGTGGCCACGCTCAGCACGGCGCCGGGCAGGTCGAGGACGTCGTCGGTGAGGTCCTCGCGGCGGTCGGCCGGCACGCCGAAGCGCACGCCGATGCAGGCGATCAGTGCGACCGGCGCGTTGACCAGCAGCAGCCACTGCCACGAGACGTGGGTGAGCGCCGTACCGCCGAGGACCGGGCCCAGCACGAAGCCGGACATGCCGACCACGATCATCACCGTCATGGCCCGCATCCGCAGGGCCTGGTCGTCGAAGAGCCGGAAGACCAGCGAGTTGGTGATCGGCGCCATCATCGCCGCGGCGACGCCCAGCCCGGCCCGGAGCGCGATCAGCTCGCCCGCGTTGCTCACCGCCACGACGGCCAGGCTGAGCAGCCCGAAGACCGAGAGCCCGACGAGCAGCACCCGCCGCCGCCCGAGCCGGTCGGCCACCGAGCCGGCGGTGAGGAGCAGGCCGCCGAAGGTGAGCGAGTACGCGCCCGTCACCCACTGCAGCGCCGTCGTCCCGCTGCCCAGGTCGCGGCCGATGGTCGGCAGCGCGATGGACAGCAACGTGTTGTCGACCATCTCGACGAAGAAGGCCAGGCACAGCGCGGCCAGCGGGATCCACGCTGCGCGCAGCGACGGGTAGGTGTGGGAG
This genomic window from Nocardioides anomalus contains:
- a CDS encoding TetR/AcrR family transcriptional regulator — protein: MAGRARRSVEVRREEILSTTVELLDELGLAATRVADVAVALDVSPALVFYHFGTKDELVAEAFAHAVERDLERMEKAASGQDPVAALRRVLKLYGPTGRATGWRIWIDAWAVALRDADIRQQLKRLDHRWQDVLRGIVRDGVAAGVFTCPDPESSIARLSALVDGLSVAVVVHKSVTRTQLRAWVGAQLAVELGVEPSVMA
- a CDS encoding aromatic ring-hydroxylating oxygenase subunit alpha, whose protein sequence is MTDAMDMTHLAPPEGRELVQMLPAEAYTSPAVLDWERRHLFAGAWTCLGRVDDVLPEGLTQRAVVVGDIAALVVRDGAGLRSFANTCRHRGHELLPDGGTSTKRMVTCPYHAWTYDLTGTLKGAPGFRDVASFVPEEHGLVELPLEVWNGWVFAHALHPAGRREVPPFERHLGEIEPLLAPYGIGSLEVADRHTYEVAANWKVIAENYHECYHCPMIHPELCTVTPPDSGDNYDRPGAWIGGSMVLRDGMASMSLDGSLAATPLPGASPTAVEYLHLLPNLLVSAHPDYVMTHRMVPLTPGRTWVECSWLTLPEAAAAGAPGAVEFWDITNRQDWAACESVQRGLESPHFRPGPFAPKEDAVAQLVSMIGAAYRTGALTG
- a CDS encoding MFS transporter is translated as MSTTAAAPTASHTYPSLRAAWIPLAALCLAFFVEMVDNTLLSIALPTIGRDLGSGTTALQWVTGAYSLTFGGLLLTAGSVADRLGRRRVLLVGLSVFGLLSLAVVAVSNAGELIALRAGLGVAAAMMAPITNSLVFRLFDDQALRMRAMTVMIVVGMSGFVLGPVLGGTALTHVSWQWLLLVNAPVALIACIGVRFGVPADRREDLTDDVLDLPGAVLSVATIGLACWSLTSGVEYGWLSLATLASVIGALLALAAFVGHERRSAAPMLDLRLFGNGTVRGAALAQVGTSIAMASVLFGLILHFQFAYGWSPVRAGLANLPVIVTMILATPLSEWLAATFGHRIACLVGAAFLGGSLAGLAWGVEHGYLAIAVAMVAMTIGLRTVMTICAIALVDALPANRTSVAAALNDTAQEVGTSVGTAVVGTLIAALVTTSLPAGVWSSDLVASFFHGERITYGVLAVVVGLVAGIGALSLTDSRSTDEHPVEA